A single window of uncultured Pseudodesulfovibrio sp. DNA harbors:
- a CDS encoding DHH family phosphoesterase, giving the protein MALFRQLDEQVDQLLDLFNKDDNWLIVINADPDALGSALALRRIMARRVNQTAIAQINEIKRPDNLSMIRYCRIPTQKLIPNLSAQFDKFALVDSQPHHNPEFKQFDFSVVIDHHPIAQDNLVNADFVDIRPKYGSVCTMMTEYLYNMKIRPAKLLATALMYGIRCDTKTFEREFIDADMAAFKYLSKYSDSKLMNRISRSEFHLDWMRYISRAFYNLRRIGKGLFAYCGNVENPDVLVIVADFFTRVHDVPWVVVSGTSEDKLVCILRGDGQRRNMGTMAQKLMNGLGSAGGHKQAARAEVPVEELDGVDPEIFMLKRIGQGRKATIRKV; this is encoded by the coding sequence TTGGCACTCTTTCGACAACTGGATGAACAGGTCGACCAACTGCTCGATCTGTTCAACAAAGACGATAATTGGCTTATCGTCATCAATGCCGACCCGGATGCTCTGGGTTCGGCCTTGGCGTTGAGGCGCATTATGGCACGGCGGGTAAATCAAACTGCCATTGCCCAGATCAATGAGATCAAGCGACCGGACAACCTGTCCATGATCCGTTACTGCCGTATTCCCACGCAAAAACTCATCCCCAACCTGTCGGCCCAGTTCGACAAATTCGCCTTGGTGGATTCACAACCCCACCACAACCCCGAATTCAAACAATTCGATTTCTCTGTGGTCATCGACCATCATCCCATTGCACAGGACAATCTGGTCAATGCTGACTTTGTGGACATCCGGCCCAAATACGGCTCGGTCTGCACCATGATGACCGAGTACCTGTACAACATGAAAATTCGCCCGGCCAAGCTACTGGCCACGGCCCTGATGTACGGCATCCGCTGTGACACCAAGACCTTTGAGCGTGAATTCATTGACGCAGACATGGCGGCTTTCAAATATCTTTCCAAATATTCGGACTCCAAGCTGATGAACCGCATCAGCCGCAGCGAATTCCATCTGGACTGGATGCGATATATTTCCCGCGCATTCTACAACCTGCGCAGGATTGGCAAAGGGTTATTCGCTTATTGTGGCAACGTGGAAAACCCGGACGTTCTGGTCATTGTCGCCGACTTCTTCACCCGTGTTCACGACGTACCGTGGGTTGTTGTTTCAGGCACATCTGAAGACAAGCTCGTCTGCATTCTGCGCGGCGACGGCCAACGGCGCAATATGGGAACCATGGCTCAGAAACTCATGAACGGCCTTGGTTCGGCTGGTGGTCACAAACAGGCTGCCCGTGCCGAAGTGCCGGTTGAAGAGCTGGACGGCGTGGACCCTGAAATATTCATGCTCAAGCGTATCGGACAAGGCCGCAAAGCCACGATTCGCAAAGTTTAA
- the cbiR gene encoding cobamide remodeling phosphodiesterase CbiR → MIDSSTSHTPTDREKTAHQCPDSVTAAQKKWGVEFPYSVAATSFVIPAGAAENAEYLANKFPEIALLFFEADACLKYTETDLPPSMADLPLSWHVHMPLDFDWSDGLDTIWNKIDGLIDKAAFLSPHAYVLHPPTQPDMLVPLAARLRDKGVAPASFLVENIRGYSLTPIWDEVREGGYSACLDIGHIQAYNQFDVLDLPDLWKHVQMLHIYGAEKRMQHRSLSEMDKAGQDLLRTLLGNFTGRTLTLELFNEQGLFQSLDLLGQWLSGWGDEQ, encoded by the coding sequence ATGATCGACAGTTCCACATCCCACACTCCCACCGACAGGGAAAAAACTGCGCACCAATGCCCAGATTCCGTCACGGCTGCCCAAAAAAAATGGGGAGTGGAATTCCCGTATTCCGTGGCCGCAACGTCTTTTGTCATCCCTGCCGGAGCCGCTGAAAACGCGGAGTATCTAGCAAATAAATTCCCTGAAATCGCCCTGCTTTTTTTTGAAGCGGATGCCTGCCTCAAGTATACCGAGACTGACCTACCGCCTTCTATGGCCGACCTGCCGCTTTCATGGCACGTTCACATGCCGCTCGACTTCGACTGGTCAGACGGGCTGGACACAATCTGGAACAAAATCGACGGGCTTATCGACAAGGCCGCGTTTCTGTCACCGCACGCGTATGTACTGCACCCTCCCACTCAACCGGACATGCTCGTCCCTTTGGCTGCCCGACTACGAGACAAAGGCGTGGCCCCGGCCAGTTTTCTGGTGGAAAATATCCGGGGCTACAGCCTGACACCCATCTGGGATGAAGTGCGTGAAGGCGGCTATTCAGCATGTCTGGATATTGGGCATATACAAGCCTACAACCAATTTGACGTGCTTGATCTGCCCGACCTATGGAAACATGTTCAAATGCTTCATATTTATGGAGCAGAAAAACGCATGCAGCACAGGTCCCTCTCAGAGATGGACAAGGCAGGGCAAGACCTGCTACGCACCCTGCTCGGCAACTTTACAGGCCGGACACTAACCTTGGAACTGTTTAACGAACAAGGCCTTTTTCAATCGCTTGATCTGCTGGGCCAATGGCTGTCCGGCTGGGGAGACGAACAATGA
- a CDS encoding bifunctional adenosylcobinamide kinase/adenosylcobinamide-phosphate guanylyltransferase, translating into MITLVLGGNKSGKSDFALNLLADMEQPGVFIATGKAKDFAFREQIGKHRRERSSSIEVIEVSENLPQTLRQANLHFPTVLVDSLDYWLFACQEAGCEAEKMKEFMDVLSDWGTSNLILVSCETGLGVLPASGEVRAFVRSLGALNQRIAVQADQAFLVAAGLPLTLKRG; encoded by the coding sequence ATGATCACCTTGGTACTTGGCGGCAATAAATCCGGGAAATCCGATTTTGCACTTAACTTGCTAGCCGATATGGAGCAACCGGGTGTTTTTATTGCAACAGGCAAAGCCAAGGACTTCGCTTTCCGCGAACAGATCGGCAAACACCGCCGAGAACGCTCCTCAAGCATTGAAGTTATTGAAGTTTCCGAGAACTTGCCTCAGACGCTGAGACAGGCTAACTTGCACTTTCCGACTGTGCTTGTGGACAGTCTTGACTACTGGTTATTCGCCTGCCAGGAAGCTGGCTGCGAAGCGGAAAAAATGAAAGAATTCATGGATGTTCTCAGTGATTGGGGCACCTCGAATCTGATATTGGTTTCCTGTGAGACTGGACTTGGAGTTCTACCGGCATCCGGTGAAGTCCGGGCATTCGTACGGAGCCTCGGCGCGCTTAATCAGCGCATTGCCGTGCAGGCTGACCAGGCATTTCTGGTTGCAGCCGGGCTTCCGTTAACCCTGAAACGGGGATAA